The genomic window ATCGACCAGACAGGCTCCGCGGTTCCAGAGGAACAGGCCAACACCTGAAGCCGCCAAGCCCAGCCACGCGATCACCGTCCACTGCAGCGACGTCTCTGGCAACATGGTCGCGTCACCGAATAGCAGGAAGGCCGGCAAGGCAATCACCAACGCCCCCAGGTAGAAGTAGCCGAAGAATCGATACGTGGGAACCTCCGTCGGGTGACGCAGTAGCAGATGCTTGTAACCGACCTGTCCGGCAGCAAAGGCAAAATTTGCCAACTGCAACAGCAGGAAACCGATAATGTAGCCTTCGGTGATACCGTCATAGCGGATGATCCCCGCGCCCAGAACCGCCATACTCGCCGCCAGCAAGGCCACCGGCGAGAAGCGCCGGTAGAGACCATCATCGATCAGTGCCACAAAGAGCGGCGTCGTGATGGTGAATAGCAGCACCTCGGGGACGGTGAGGTAAGCGAAGGACCGGTACAGACACAGGTAGGTCACGCCAAACTGCAACGCGCCGATGAGCGTCATTCCGAGGATCAGGGGCATCGAGACACCGCGTATCCGCAGGAACGGCAGGAACAGCAGGCCAGCGAGCACGATGCGGCTCAGCACCGCAAAGTCGCTGTCGACGCGACCGGACAGATACTCGCCAATCAGGCTGAAGGAGAATGCCCACAGGCACGTCACGAAGACCAGGTACGCCATGTTGTCTTTTCCTTGGGGCAGTGGCGATAACGGGATCGGTTAGGAGCCGGTCAGTAGTGTGGCGGCAGCTCGGAGCCCTCGTCAGAACCCTCGGAGCGCTCCCCGAGCTTGCGCAGGCGGTCCGCCATCTGGGCGCAGAGGCTCTCCAGCAGGTCCACACGTTGCTGCTGGCGATACAGGGCATCACTCAACTCGGCAACGGCATGCTCCTGGTAGGCCAGCTTCTCCTCAAGGATGGTAATTCGCTCTTCACTCATGGCGTTTCCGTCTCCACGCTCGTCAGTGGTCGGTGATCTGACATATACTTTTCAGGCATTTCGGTTGCCGATAGCGTCCGGCATGACAGGAGGTCATGATGCCCTTGTTCCGAGTCGTCATTCGCGGTGAGAACTATCTTGTCAACCTCACCGGCGAACCGCAGTTGCTGGGCTTTCACGTCACCCATTATGTGAAATCCGAGGACGAAGGCACGGCCGGGACCATCGCCCGGATTCGTACCCGCCAGGATCGCCATCTGCACGAATCCCTCCTGAACCCGCCGGAAAACCCATCACGGCTCGAGTGCGCGAGCGTCAAGAAGGTCTGGTGGCGACGTGGCCGGGAAAACGGTCGCTATCAGTTCTGGGAAATGTCCCCCGGTGCACACGACTCCTCACGGGAGTAGCCACTCAGCGCTTAGCGAGTTGCCGTGCAACCGCTCTTATCAGGTGGCCGGCAATACTCAGCTCACCCGGTATCGCCGGCAGCTTTGCGGGCGAAAACCAGGCCGCATCAACGATTTCATCGTCATCGACACGAATCTCACCGTCCGCATAGTCAGCAACGTAGGCCACCATCAGGGAATGCGGGAATGGCCAGGATTGAGAAGCAAAGTAGCGCAGGTTGCATACCTGGATACCAACTTCTTCTTGCACTTCCCGATGGACGCAGGCTTCCAGGCTCTCACCCGGTTCAACGAACCCGGCCAGTGCGCTGTACATCCCCTCGGGGAACCGCGGTGACCGTGCAAGTAGCAGCTCGGAACCTCTTGTGACCAACGCCATCATCGCCGGCGTGAGTCGTGGGTACTGGGCGGTATTGCAACGTTGGCAGATCCGGGCACGCTGTTCGGCGTGGCGTTGCGTGGGCTCGCCGCATGCGCCGCAGTAACGATGACTGCGATCCCACTGCAGGATCTGGAAGGCCCGCCCGGCCAACAGGAAAAGGTCATGGTCCACCCGACCATAAAGCCCCCGCAGCCCGACGCATTCCAAAGCGCCCGATGGCTGCAGATCGGGGACGGCCTCCGCAGCAAAACAGGGCATGCCGCCAAGGGTGCCGAGAAAATGTGACTCGTAACCCGGCATCTGCGTGCCGGGCGGCGGCCGTCGCAGCACGGACACACCATGCGACCCCTGCTCCACAAGCAACCGCGTACCGGAGAAAAGGAACCAGAGCCCTTCACCATGTCGGCCCGCCGCCACACCCGGCCTGAAATCGCCATTAAAGTCGAATGGGTTGTCGATCATCGTGTCATTGTCCCATGGCGGCCACGGCTCAGGCAGCCGCCGAGAGATCACGCAAGCCGACGTAGATCAGCCGTCCCGCCAGCAGCAGCAGAACCACTGTCAGCAGCCTGTGAAACAGGCGATCATGCATGCGCTCGAGCACAAGGCCACCGATCCACGTACCCAGGACACCGAACAGTATCATGGCCACCATGAGGCCGGCATAGGGGCCGAATGCGAACCCCACAGCGCCGAACACAACGATCTTCAGGCCATGCTGGACCACCATGCAGGCGGCGAAAGTACTGACATGGTCCCGTCTATCGAGACCCATGGCCCGAATAAGCGCTGCCACCATGGGTCCGGTGGCGCCCACAAAAAGTGTGAGTGCG from Natronocella acetinitrilica includes these protein-coding regions:
- a CDS encoding EamA family transporter: MAYLVFVTCLWAFSFSLIGEYLSGRVDSDFAVLSRIVLAGLLFLPFLRIRGVSMPLILGMTLIGALQFGVTYLCLYRSFAYLTVPEVLLFTITTPLFVALIDDGLYRRFSPVALLAASMAVLGAGIIRYDGITEGYIIGFLLLQLANFAFAAGQVGYKHLLLRHPTEVPTYRFFGYFYLGALVIALPAFLLFGDATMLPETSLQWTVIAWLGLAASGVGLFLWNRGACLVDAGTLAVMNNALVPAGLLVNLLIWNRDVDLLRLSLGGFVILASLWVNARFSRHAVLSRAI
- a CDS encoding SlyX family protein, giving the protein MSEERITILEEKLAYQEHAVAELSDALYRQQQRVDLLESLCAQMADRLRKLGERSEGSDEGSELPPHY
- the nudC gene encoding NAD(+) diphosphatase, which translates into the protein MIDNPFDFNGDFRPGVAAGRHGEGLWFLFSGTRLLVEQGSHGVSVLRRPPPGTQMPGYESHFLGTLGGMPCFAAEAVPDLQPSGALECVGLRGLYGRVDHDLFLLAGRAFQILQWDRSHRYCGACGEPTQRHAEQRARICQRCNTAQYPRLTPAMMALVTRGSELLLARSPRFPEGMYSALAGFVEPGESLEACVHREVQEEVGIQVCNLRYFASQSWPFPHSLMVAYVADYADGEIRVDDDEIVDAAWFSPAKLPAIPGELSIAGHLIRAVARQLAKR